One genomic window of Parasteatoda tepidariorum isolate YZ-2023 chromosome 9, CAS_Ptep_4.0, whole genome shotgun sequence includes the following:
- the LOC107437983 gene encoding MAP3K12-binding inhibitory protein 1, whose amino-acid sequence MEPDTIKESATKLKDLIQIQVDDDEIEKRISTFIERKRKEANELNVQEFCGHQLISEDDPAYNVIESCARVDAVVIPRLGSKSRIKISRVENRYGPQTKSAHKKIKVEPGLPTAQNSITDSLEERLRNMESHLKMEDCSGKTAFQRIKALEDKILYLEGMSPEYFNLSGASYTSPKKKMDQEIEKLYSNWSVDDIQKRIQALKETLKSKSKSAS is encoded by the exons ATGGAACCTGATACAATTAAAGAAAGTGCTACTAAGTTGAAAGATTTGATACAAATTCAAGTTGATGATGATGAg atagaaaaaagaatatctacatttattgaaagaaaacgGAAAGAAGCGAATGAATTAAATGTACAAGAGTTTTGTGGTCATCAACTGATTTCAGAGGATGATCCCGCTTAca ATGTAATAGAAAGCTGTGCTCGAGTGGATGCTGTTGTTATTCCTCGATTAGGAAGCAAGAGTAGAATAAAGA tttcaaGAGTTGAAAACAGATATGGACCACAGACAAAGAGTGCTCACAAAAAGATAAAAGTTGAACCGGGTTTGCCGACAGCACAAAACAGTATTACTGATTCTCTGGAAGAAAGGCTAAGAAATATGGAATCTCATTTAAAAATGGAag attgTAGTGGAAAAACTGCTTTTCAGCGAATAAAGGCGTTGGAAGACAAAATCCTGTATTTAGAAGGAATGTCTCCagaatactttaatttatct gggGCAAGTTATACATCACCAAAAAAGAAGATGGACCAAGAAATAGAGAAACTATATTCA aactGGAGTGTTGATGATATACAGAAAAGGATACAAGCCTTGAAAGAAACtctaaaaagtaaaagcaaGTCTGcctcttaa